ccctgcccccacttccTGGGTGCCCTGCGGACAGGAGGAGGAACTGGGAAGAAAGGGGCTTACTCCCTCCAATTctgtttaatttcaaaaatttattttattcaatttcgAAACAATACAAATCCCTGGGTCCttaggggagggaggatgggcaggaagaagagggagtAGGAATTGAGGTGAGGAATGAGCATCACAGTGGCTGTCTCATGAGCACGTCCACATCCCTGCCCTAGGAGGGGGCTGGAGGTTGAGCAGGAAGCTCAGGTCCGAAGGAACACCATGGTGAGGAGTCCTGGAGAGGGGACAAAGACAAGCAAGGCGGTGTGAGCAGCCCTGGGAGTCTGCTAGCCTTCCTGCTGGCCCCCACGCCCCTAGCCACTACTGTGCTCACCCAAGATGTAGGCTGCCACCAACTTCTGTCCCAGAGAGACGTGCAGGATTTGAGGCAGCTGGCTGCCGAGCTCGTCCTGGAGCGGGAGCAGCAGGAAGGCCACAGAGACTATGCCAGtcagcaggaagaggaggaaggagctggTGGCCAGTTGTGGGTGGCGGTCTGGGAAAAAAGGCTCATCAGAAGCTCCAgcccccctcctgcccagcccaACCTCCAGGGAGGAAGCTAGAGATAGGAGACATCTCTGTTTTTTTATTGCCTCCCAGGTGGCATACTAGAAGTGTCCTCTCCTCCCTGGAGCCTCTGTCCCCACAACCATGAGAAACCCTCTCCCCTGTGATCCCTcagcattttttccctcttcaccCTGCCTTTGTTACTGGCTCCTGTGTACATGTCCGCCAGGCAAGGAGTCCTATGACCCATATACAGCCCACAACTTGGTACAGTACAGGTTTCTTACTGAACTGAGCTGAACTGGCACATGATAGGAAGTATTAAAGTTAGAGCccggtggggatccctgggtggctcaggggtttagcatctgccttcagcccagggcttgatcctatagtcctgggatcgagtcctgcatcgggctccctggatagagcctgttctccctctgcctgtgtctctgcctctctctctctctgtgtgtctctcaggaataaataaataaaatcttaaaaaaaaaaaaaggtacagctAAGGAAGAACTTTTCTAAGAAGCCAGAAACCAGGAAAACTACAAAGTCTGCTTTTTGCCTAACCTGATATAAAATCTCAGCTCCTAAGAATGACCAAAAAGCGAAAGATCGAACCAGAAGACCTCTTCAACTCCAACTGAGTGCATCTCTAGGGCAATGCTGAAGAACTCAAGAATTCCCATCCCCCAACTCACTCTCTGGGAAGTGTCTGGCCGTGGGTGGTGTTGTCCAGGAAGGAGGCCCTGGGTGGGGTGTTGGGTCAGGCTGTCCCTGGAGCTCAAGTGGGTAGGCTGGGGCCCTCAGAACCGAGGTGATGTCCTTGCGCCCCACCACTCGACCCTCAGCTCCCTCCTCAGACAGCTCAATGCGGAAGCGGTCCTGGACGTCATAGTGGCTGGGAATGGGGGCCACGTGGCGAATCACACTGGTCCCAATATAGGAAAGAGCCCATTGAAAGGAAGTGAGTGACAGGCAGTGATCCAAGTGGatccagcccccctcccctcttcccaggaGCCTTTCCCTTAGGGATGCAAACAGAGGTAGGGAAAAAGACTGAGGAGAATCAGCTGAGCCCTACTTCACCATCACCAGCACGGTAATTCAAAGGGGGCCACGACCCCTGGCTTCCAAGAGGCCCCTCCACCCCAACTCACATGTCAATGCAGGACTGAGGTTTCACATATCCTTCTGCGTCAAACACCGTGTATTTGGCAGGTGCTGTGCACAGGACTGAGGAATAAAGGGACACAGACCGACTACTGCTTCAGAGACCCTACACAAGCTAGCCCGTGGAGGGACACTAGagtctcccttcccttctacgCCGGGACTGGACATGACTTTTCCAGTCCACCAAGGTTGGCTATCTGACCCCACTCATCTCGCTCCCCCAGCCcatgcagcccctccccccaagtGTCCGGCCGCCAGACCCAGATCCCTAGCATGAGGTGCCCATCCCTTCACCTCGGAAGCGAAGCGCAGCTCCCGTGGGGTTATAGAGGGTCAGCAGCTGCCGGGGTCCACTCCGCTGGTCCGC
This DNA window, taken from Canis lupus familiaris isolate Mischka breed German Shepherd chromosome 6, alternate assembly UU_Cfam_GSD_1.0, whole genome shotgun sequence, encodes the following:
- the MOSPD3 gene encoding motile sperm domain-containing protein 3, translated to MRRGAPQDQELVGAGAPGRGSRGAPPPSGLVPVLVFPPDLVFRADQRSGPRQLLTLYNPTGAALRFRVLCTAPAKYTVFDAEGYVKPQSCIDIVIRHVAPIPSHYDVQDRFRIELSEEGAEGRVVGRKDITSVLRAPAYPLELQGQPDPTPHPGPPSWTTPPTARHFPENRHPQLATSSFLLFLLTGIVSVAFLLLPLQDELGSQLPQILHVSLGQKLVAAYILGLLTMVFLRT